The Oncorhynchus mykiss isolate Arlee chromosome 30, USDA_OmykA_1.1, whole genome shotgun sequence genome includes a window with the following:
- the LOC110521492 gene encoding vesicle-trafficking protein SEC22b-B — translation MVLLTMIARLADGLPLAASMQEDEQLGRDLQQYQSQAKQLFRKLNDQSPTRCTLEAGSMSFHYVIEKGVVYLVLSEASFHKKLAFAYLEDLQAEFHEQHGKKVPTVSRPYSFIEFDTYIQKTKKSYIDSRARRNLGSINTELQDVQRIMVANIEEVLQRGEALSALDSKASNLSSLSKKYRSDAKYLNTRSTYAKLAAGGVFFIMLIVYVRFWWL, via the exons ATGGTGCTGCTGACAATGATCGCTCGGTTGGCTGATGGACTGCCGCTGGCCGCATCAATGCAAGAGGACGAACAG TTGGGTCGGGACCTGCAACAGTACCAGAGCCAGGCTAAACAGCTGTTCAGGAAACTCAATGACCAGAGTCCCACACGTTGCACATTAGAGGCTGGCTCCATGTCCTTCCA CTACGTCATAGAAAAAGGAGTGGTCTACCTAGTGCTGTCTGAAGCAAGCTTTCACAAAAAACTTGCCTTTGCTTACCTGGAAGACCTGCAGGCAGAGTTCCATGAACAGCACGGGAAGAAGGTCCCCACTGTGTCCCGACCGTACTCCTTCATTGAGTTTG ACACCTACATTCAGAAGACCAAGAAGTCGTACATAGACAGCCGAGCCCGCAGGAACCTGGGCAGCATCAACACAGAGCTGCAGGATGTCCAGAGGATCATGGTGGCCAACATTGAGGAAGTGTTGCAACGAGGGGAGGCCTTGTCTG CTCTGGACTCCAAGGCCAGTAATCTGTCCAGCCTGTCGAAGAAGTACAGAAGTGACGCCAAGTACCTGAACACTCGCTCCACCTATGCTAAGCTGGCTGCCGGAGGGGTCTTCTTCATCATGCTCATCGTCTATGTCCGCTTCTGGTGGCtctga